One genomic region from Dermacentor variabilis isolate Ectoservices chromosome 6, ASM5094787v1, whole genome shotgun sequence encodes:
- the Nthl1 gene encoding nth-like DNA glycosylase 1 — MMKARLRSARCLKEDVVDAKNSPDSSSRCATRAKPKSANARPTEPRVAAKRKPELKRTEAENPAERQLPVTKVTPAAAFDAQQLEPTSSRTSKRAGSAPLKIEYSHGPRHETDKTSPYFPWVPKNWEEVLGNVRKMRQAIEAPVDTMGCDKCADQSAPQKLVRYQLLVSLMLSSQTKDEVTHAAVGRLREFALTPESMAAANEKHIEQLIYPVSFYKNKAKHLKQTAKVLLEKYDGDIPDSVEGLCSLPGVGPKMAYLAMSCGWGHTVGIGVDTHVHRISNRLGWLPAPTKTPEQTRKALEAWLPRELWDEVNHLLVGFGQTVCKPVGPKCSTCLNVELCPFGKRQGKGSRE, encoded by the exons ATGATGAAGGCACGGTTGCGCTCAGCACGGTGTTTGAAGGAAGACGTCGTGGACGCAAAGAACTCCCCAGACTCGAGCAGTAGATGTGCTACTCGTGCCAAGCCCAAATCTGCCAATGCGAGGCCGACTGAACCTCGAGTCGCGGCTAAGAGAAAACCCGAGCTGAAGCGAACGGAAGCTGAGAATCCCGCTGAAAGACAGTTGCCTGTTACGAAGGTGACACCAGCTGCCGCCTTTGACGCGCAGCAGCTGGAACCCACATCTTCAAGAACGTCTAAAAGAGCTGGTTCAGCGCCGCTTAAAATTGAATATTCGCATGGTCCACGTCATGAAACGGACAAAACATCCCCTTACTTTCCTTGGGTGCCTAAAAATTGGGAGGAGGTCTTGGGAAATGTGCGCAAAATGCGCCAGGCAATCGAAGCCCCTGTCGACACCATGGGCTGCGATAAGTGTGCCGACCAGTCAGCTCCACAAAAG CTTGTTCGTTACCAGCTTTTGGTTTCACTGATGTTGTCGAGCCAGACAAAAGATGAAGTGACACATGCAGCAGTGGGACGCCTCCGTGAGTTTGCCCTGACTCCGGAAAGTATGGCAGCAGCCAACGAAAAGCATATTGAACAACTCATCTACCCTGTTAGCTTCTACAAG AATAAAGCCAAGCATCTGAAGCAGACAGCTAAGGTACTACTGGAGAAGTATGATGGAGACATTCCGGACAGTGTGGAAGGCCTGTGCAGTCTGCCAGGAGTTGGGCCCAAGATGGCGTACCTGGCCATGAGCTGTGGCTGGGGCCACACTGTGGGCATTGGTGTTGATACGCATGTGCACCGCATTTCCAATAGACTTGGCTGGCTGCCTGCACCCACCAAGACACCAGAACAGACACGCAAAGCACTGGAGGCGTGGCTGCCCAG AGAGCTGTGGGATGAAGTAAACCACCTGCTGGTTGGGTTTGGCCAGACGGTGTGCAAGCCGGTGGGTCCCAAGTGTTCCACCTGTCTCAACGTGGAGCTGTGCCCTTTCGGCAAAAGGCAAGGCAAGGGCTCCAGAGAGTGA